From the Solanum stenotomum isolate F172 chromosome 4, ASM1918654v1, whole genome shotgun sequence genome, one window contains:
- the LOC125861253 gene encoding uncharacterized protein LOC125861253, protein MTKSEYKESFLPKFDYFKNPSVSKDSYKKVSYVPKVPSVPKEEYKVPSLQKNDYYKKPSVPEDNYKKVSFVSKVPSVTKEEYKVPSLQKIDYYKKPSVSEDNYKKVSFVPKVPLVPKEEYKVHSLSKNDYYKKPSPASSPPPPYY, encoded by the coding sequence ATGACTAAATCAGAATATAAGgagtcatttttgccaaaatttgactACTTTAAAAACCCATCAGTTTCAAAAGATAGCTACAAAAAGGTGTCATATGTTCCAAAGGTTCCCTCGGTCCCTAAAGAAGAATACAAGGTGCCTTCTTTGCAAAAGAATGATTACTACAAGAAGCCATCAGTTCCAGAAGATAACTACAAAAAGGTATCATTTGTTTCAAAGGTTCCCTCAGTGACTAAAGAAGAATACAAGGTGCCTTCTTTGCAAAAAATTGACTACTACAAGAAGCCATCAGTTTCAGAAGATAACTACAAAAAGGTGTCATTTGTTCCAAAGGTGCCCTTAGTGCCTAAAGAAGAATACAAAGTGCATTCTTTGTCAAAGAATGACTACTACAAGAAGCCATCACCTGCTTCATCACCACCACCTCCATATTATTAA